A part of Bacteroidales bacterium genomic DNA contains:
- a CDS encoding pyridoxal phosphate-dependent aminotransferase has protein sequence MMDKLPIAGELIQKIASEAGVPPAGRASIREIVHLVNLVEKATGIKYIRMEFGVPGLKAPEIATHAEIEALKKGVSSIYPPIEGVADLKNETSRFIKLFLDVDVKAEGCIPTCGSMQGSCAGFLTVNRTDRTKEGTLFIDPGFPVHKQQCHVLGHDFQSFDIYDFRGKKLEAKLRSYLDTGKISSMLYSNPNNPSWICLNEEELALIGKLADEYDVVVLEDLAYFGMDFRRDISKPGMAPFQPTVAKYTGNYILLISASKIFSFAGQRLAMMAVSDKLFNKRYPDLLRYFNSDVLGHTIIYGALYALSAGASHSAQIALAALFKAVNDGVHNPFEAIKAYGENAHAMKDLFTKYGFRIVYDMDLNEPIADGFYFTISYPGFSGPALLDELVRYGISAITLGITGSTRTEGLRACVSQFKTADIPVLEERLKLFHKDHS, from the coding sequence ATGATGGATAAACTTCCAATCGCCGGGGAACTGATTCAAAAAATTGCTTCCGAAGCAGGAGTTCCTCCGGCCGGCAGGGCTTCAATACGTGAAATCGTGCATCTTGTCAACCTGGTAGAAAAAGCCACGGGAATAAAATACATCCGCATGGAGTTCGGTGTGCCCGGGCTTAAAGCACCTGAAATTGCCACACACGCTGAAATTGAAGCGCTTAAGAAAGGGGTTTCATCTATTTACCCGCCTATTGAAGGTGTGGCTGATCTTAAAAATGAAACATCGCGTTTTATCAAGCTTTTCCTGGATGTGGATGTTAAGGCTGAGGGATGCATTCCGACCTGCGGATCCATGCAGGGTTCATGCGCGGGATTCCTGACCGTGAACCGTACGGACAGGACGAAAGAAGGAACGCTTTTCATTGATCCCGGGTTCCCGGTTCACAAACAGCAGTGTCATGTTCTCGGGCACGATTTTCAGTCGTTCGACATCTACGATTTCCGCGGCAAAAAGCTTGAAGCCAAACTTCGCAGCTATCTGGACACCGGGAAGATAAGCAGTATGCTGTATTCGAATCCCAACAATCCGTCATGGATTTGCCTGAATGAAGAGGAGCTGGCCCTTATCGGCAAGCTTGCCGACGAATATGACGTGGTGGTTCTGGAAGATCTTGCCTATTTTGGCATGGATTTCAGGAGAGATATATCGAAACCCGGTATGGCTCCGTTTCAGCCTACTGTGGCAAAGTATACCGGGAATTATATCTTGCTCATTTCGGCATCAAAAATCTTCAGTTTTGCTGGGCAGCGACTCGCTATGATGGCTGTATCGGATAAGCTGTTCAATAAAAGGTATCCTGATTTGCTTCGGTATTTCAATTCGGATGTCCTCGGGCATACCATTATATATGGCGCTTTATACGCACTGTCGGCCGGGGCCTCTCATTCGGCACAAATTGCCCTGGCGGCATTATTCAAAGCGGTTAATGATGGCGTACACAATCCGTTTGAGGCCATTAAGGCCTATGGTGAGAATGCACACGCTATGAAAGACCTGTTTACGAAATACGGATTCAGGATCGTGTATGATATGGACCTGAATGAGCCCATAGCGGATGGATTTTATTTCACCATTTCATATCCCGGGTTTTCAGGGCCCGCCTTACTGGATGAGCTTGTACGCTATGGCATCAGCGCCATTACCCTGGGTATCACCGGAAGTACCCGAACCGAGGGCTTACGGGCTTGTGTTTCGCAGTTCAAAACGGCAGATATTCCGGTTCTGGAAGAAAGGTTAAAGCTATTTCACAAGGATCATTCATGA
- a CDS encoding ferredoxin family protein has product MAKIKGAIVIDIERCKGCEVCLVSCPTDVIRMEKKVNGKGYHFAYAEHPENCTGCANCAVVCPDGVITVYRKKFDE; this is encoded by the coding sequence ATGGCAAAAATAAAAGGAGCTATTGTAATTGATATTGAAAGGTGCAAAGGATGCGAGGTTTGTCTTGTTTCATGCCCCACTGATGTCATCAGGATGGAAAAGAAAGTTAACGGTAAGGGATATCATTTTGCCTATGCAGAGCATCCTGAAAATTGTACCGGCTGCGCGAATTGCGCTGTAGTATGCCCCGACGGGGTTATAACGGTTTACCGGAAGAAGTTTGACGAATAA